A window of the Branchiibius hedensis genome harbors these coding sequences:
- a CDS encoding nitrate reductase subunit alpha has translation MSVHDGYGKVDGPATDALLKAGRFFTKWDETDDERVVFREGGRAGDVFYRDRWSHDKVVRSTHGVNCTGSCSWKVYVKDGIITWETQQTDYPSVGPDRPEYEPRGCPRGAAFSWYTYSPTRVRYPYVRGVLLEMFREANKRLGDPVAAWHEITTDPDKRRRYQSARGKGGLVRSSWAEAIEIAAAAHVHTIKEYGPDRVAAFSPIPAQSIVSHCVGTRFYQLLGGVMTSFYDWYADLPVASPQVFGDQTDVPESGDWWDATYLMMWGSNVPVTRTPDAHWMAEVRYRGTKIVTVSPDYADNTKFADEWMPAQAGTDAALAMAMGHVLLKEFFVDRTVDFFTDYVRTYTDLPFLVRVDDGEGEYAGSYVAGKFLTAADLGAADPEDAWKTVLVDDATGEPVVPNGSMGFRYAESGVGRWNLDLEGVTPALSMQGESSEPVELLLPAFVDPDGAGSVLRRGVPTRMVGGHRVTTVFDLMLAQYGVPRDGLPGQWPSGYDDVASPYTPAWQAEITGVPAEQCIRIAREFATNSEQSQGRSMIIMGAGICQWFHGDTIYRSILSLLILTGCMGRNGGGWAHYVGQEKCRPITGWISLANALDWSRPPRTMIGTGFWYMHTDQWRNDGYSADSLNSPLAKGHLGGMHTADALAQSARLGWMPFYPQFSTNPIQVAQDAQGAVDDGSAATPGEYVAGALRDGRLQPSIEDVDDPRNWPRTLTLWRSNLMGSSAKGNEYFLKHLLGTHHNVLGSENPKAPRPRDVRWHEEAPIGKLDLLMSADFRMTSTTLLSDIVLPAATWYEKHDLSSTDMHPFVHAFTPAIDPPWEAKSDFELFHLLAQRFSQLAETHLGVVKDLVSVPVQHDTPGEVSQPGGRVVDWRDSDAPGTPGKGMPVFQVVERDYTAIADKLATVGPLADSLGFTVKNVTFDVSEQTKKLAGINGVMPSGAGAGRPAIDTDSHLAEAILMYSGTTNGQLAVQGFRTLEKRVGKTLHDLAEGSEEKRITFADTQAQPVPVITSPEWSGSETGGRRYAPFTVNIERLKPFHTLTGRMHFFLDHDWMHDVGESLPIYRPPLDMHRLFGEPRVGEDGAAQVTVRYLTPHSKWSIHSEYQDNLLMLSLSRGGPTVWMSPADAERIDVQDNDWVEVLNANGVLVARAVVSHRMPEHVVYVHHAQERTIDVPKSEATGRRGGMHNSVTRLLVKPTHLIGGYAQLSYTFNYLGPTGNQRDIVATVRKRSQEVSY, from the coding sequence ATGTCAGTTCACGACGGTTACGGCAAGGTTGACGGTCCGGCAACGGACGCCCTGCTCAAAGCTGGCCGATTCTTCACGAAGTGGGACGAAACCGACGACGAGAGAGTCGTTTTCCGCGAAGGCGGCCGCGCCGGTGACGTCTTCTACCGGGATCGGTGGAGCCACGACAAGGTGGTGCGCTCCACCCACGGCGTGAACTGCACCGGGTCGTGCTCATGGAAGGTCTACGTCAAGGACGGGATCATCACCTGGGAGACCCAGCAGACCGACTATCCCTCGGTGGGTCCGGACCGTCCGGAGTACGAACCGCGGGGTTGCCCGCGTGGCGCGGCCTTTTCCTGGTACACCTACTCGCCCACGCGGGTCCGCTACCCGTACGTGCGCGGTGTGTTGCTGGAGATGTTCCGCGAGGCCAACAAACGCCTGGGTGACCCCGTCGCGGCGTGGCACGAGATCACCACCGACCCGGACAAGCGCCGCCGCTACCAATCAGCCCGCGGCAAGGGCGGATTGGTGCGCAGCAGTTGGGCCGAGGCCATCGAGATCGCCGCCGCCGCGCACGTGCACACGATCAAGGAGTACGGCCCGGACCGAGTTGCAGCATTCTCGCCGATTCCCGCGCAATCGATCGTGTCGCACTGTGTCGGCACCCGCTTCTACCAACTCCTCGGCGGGGTGATGACCAGCTTCTACGACTGGTACGCCGATCTGCCGGTGGCCAGTCCGCAGGTCTTCGGCGACCAGACGGATGTGCCGGAATCCGGCGACTGGTGGGACGCGACGTACCTGATGATGTGGGGTTCCAACGTCCCGGTCACCCGCACCCCGGATGCGCACTGGATGGCCGAGGTGCGATATCGCGGCACCAAGATCGTCACGGTCAGCCCGGACTACGCCGACAACACCAAGTTCGCCGACGAGTGGATGCCGGCCCAGGCGGGCACGGATGCTGCGCTGGCGATGGCGATGGGACACGTGCTGCTGAAGGAGTTCTTCGTCGACCGCACCGTGGACTTCTTCACTGATTACGTGCGCACGTACACCGACCTGCCCTTCCTGGTCCGGGTTGACGACGGCGAGGGGGAGTACGCCGGGTCGTACGTCGCGGGCAAGTTCCTCACGGCAGCGGACCTGGGTGCCGCTGACCCCGAAGACGCTTGGAAGACAGTGCTTGTGGACGATGCCACCGGTGAGCCGGTGGTGCCGAACGGTTCGATGGGCTTCCGGTACGCCGAGTCCGGAGTAGGTCGGTGGAATCTGGACCTGGAGGGAGTCACGCCCGCTCTGTCGATGCAGGGCGAGTCCAGCGAACCGGTCGAGCTGCTGTTGCCGGCCTTCGTCGATCCGGACGGTGCCGGGTCCGTGCTGCGCCGCGGAGTGCCCACCCGGATGGTCGGTGGTCACCGGGTGACCACCGTGTTCGACCTGATGCTCGCGCAGTACGGTGTGCCCCGCGACGGGCTGCCCGGTCAGTGGCCGAGCGGTTACGACGACGTCGCCTCGCCCTACACACCCGCCTGGCAGGCGGAGATCACCGGCGTCCCCGCGGAGCAGTGCATCCGGATCGCGCGGGAGTTCGCGACGAACTCCGAACAGTCCCAAGGCCGTTCGATGATCATCATGGGTGCGGGCATCTGCCAGTGGTTCCACGGTGACACCATCTACCGGTCCATCCTGTCGTTGCTGATCCTGACCGGCTGCATGGGGCGCAACGGCGGCGGCTGGGCGCATTACGTCGGCCAGGAGAAGTGCCGCCCGATCACCGGGTGGATCTCGCTGGCGAATGCACTGGACTGGAGCCGCCCGCCGCGCACGATGATCGGCACCGGATTCTGGTATATGCACACCGACCAGTGGCGCAACGACGGCTACTCCGCTGACTCGCTGAATTCCCCACTGGCCAAAGGACATTTGGGCGGGATGCACACAGCGGACGCGCTGGCCCAGTCGGCCCGGCTGGGTTGGATGCCGTTCTACCCGCAGTTCTCCACCAACCCGATCCAGGTCGCACAAGATGCCCAAGGTGCCGTCGACGACGGTAGTGCCGCGACCCCGGGGGAGTACGTCGCCGGTGCGTTGCGCGATGGTCGCCTGCAGCCCTCGATCGAGGACGTCGACGACCCACGCAACTGGCCACGCACGCTGACCCTGTGGCGCTCGAACCTGATGGGGTCCTCGGCCAAGGGCAACGAGTACTTCTTGAAGCATCTGCTGGGCACGCACCACAACGTGCTCGGCTCGGAGAACCCGAAGGCGCCGCGGCCCAGAGATGTTCGCTGGCACGAGGAAGCGCCGATCGGAAAATTGGACCTGTTGATGTCGGCCGACTTCCGGATGACCTCCACGACGTTGCTGTCGGACATCGTGCTGCCGGCCGCGACCTGGTACGAGAAGCACGACCTGTCCTCGACCGATATGCATCCGTTCGTGCACGCCTTCACCCCGGCCATCGACCCGCCGTGGGAGGCCAAGTCCGACTTCGAGCTCTTCCACCTCCTGGCGCAACGGTTCTCCCAGCTCGCCGAGACCCATCTCGGGGTGGTCAAGGACCTGGTCAGCGTGCCGGTGCAACATGACACCCCCGGCGAGGTGTCCCAACCCGGCGGACGCGTGGTGGACTGGCGCGACTCGGACGCGCCGGGCACTCCCGGCAAGGGAATGCCGGTGTTCCAAGTGGTCGAGCGGGACTACACCGCGATCGCCGACAAGCTGGCCACCGTTGGGCCGCTTGCGGATTCGCTGGGGTTCACGGTCAAGAACGTCACCTTCGATGTGTCCGAGCAGACCAAGAAGCTGGCCGGTATCAACGGGGTGATGCCCAGCGGAGCGGGTGCCGGCCGACCCGCGATCGACACCGACTCCCACCTCGCCGAGGCGATCCTGATGTATTCAGGTACGACGAACGGCCAGTTGGCGGTCCAAGGCTTCCGGACGCTGGAGAAACGTGTCGGCAAGACGCTGCACGACCTGGCGGAGGGTTCGGAGGAGAAGCGGATCACGTTCGCCGACACCCAAGCCCAGCCGGTGCCGGTCATCACCTCACCGGAGTGGTCCGGCTCGGAGACCGGCGGCCGGCGGTATGCGCCGTTCACGGTCAACATCGAGCGTCTCAAGCCGTTCCACACCCTGACGGGGCGGATGCACTTCTTCCTCGACCACGACTGGATGCACGACGTGGGGGAGTCGCTGCCGATCTACCGGCCACCGCTGGACATGCACCGGCTCTTCGGCGAACCGCGGGTCGGCGAGGACGGTGCCGCGCAGGTGACGGTGCGCTACCTGACCCCGCACTCGAAGTGGTCGATTCACAGTGAGTACCAGGACAACCTGCTGATGTTGTCGCTGTCGCGCGGTGGGCCGACGGTGTGGATGAGCCCGGCGGACGCCGAGCGCATCGACGTGCAGGACAACGACTGGGTCGAGGTCCTCAACGCCAATGGTGTGTTGGTGGCGCGGGCCGTGGTCAGCCACCGGATGCCCGAGCACGTCGTCTACGTGCACCACGCGCAGGAGCGCACGATCGACGTACCCAAATCGGAGGCGACCGGACGCCGCGGCGGGATGCACAACTCGGTGACCCGGTTGCTGGTCAAACCCACCCACTTGATCGGCGGTTATGCCCAGTTGTCCTACACGTTCAACTATCTCGGCCCCACCGGCAACCAACGCGACATCGTCGCCACCGTCCGCAAACGCTCGCAGGAGGTGAGCTACTAA
- the narH gene encoding nitrate reductase subunit beta, producing the protein MRVMAQMGMVMNLDKCIGCHTCSVTCKQAWTNRAGTEYVWFNNVETRPGQGYPRRYEDQETWRGGWTLSSRGSLKLKAGGRVQKLLSIFASPVQPQLADYYEPWTYDYDTLIKAPLGDDFPVARPKSLITGQNTKISWSANWDDNLGGSTRYGHLDPVVEKLRQESEQAVQFELEKTFMFYLPRICEHCLNPSCMASCPSGAIYKREEDGIVLVDQDRCRGWRQCITGCPYKKIYFNHKSGKAEKCTFCYPRVEVGLPTVCSETCVGRLRYLGLFLYDVDKVTDAATTPDEGDLYQAQLDLLLDPEDPEVIAAARRDGIPDDWMDAARRSPVYALAKKYQVALPLHPEYRTMPMVWYVPPLSPVVDLLAEQGHDAESKDVLFGAIDALRIPAAYLAELFTAGRTDIITHVLSKLAAMRSYMRDVSMGRDGDPSIPAAVGMSEEALYEMYRLMAVAKYEERYVVPTAHVERAHELEELGCSLDYDEGPGMYESGPFGEASGRPAPVAVETFNALKERQTADSAARTDSSGQLTGRVNLLNWDGNGTPPDGVFPRKEAGTR; encoded by the coding sequence ATGCGGGTCATGGCCCAGATGGGCATGGTGATGAACCTCGACAAGTGCATCGGTTGCCACACCTGCTCGGTGACCTGCAAACAGGCCTGGACCAACCGGGCCGGCACCGAGTACGTGTGGTTCAACAACGTGGAAACCCGTCCAGGACAAGGGTATCCGCGCAGATACGAGGATCAGGAGACCTGGCGCGGCGGGTGGACGCTGAGCAGCCGGGGCAGCCTGAAACTCAAAGCCGGTGGTCGGGTGCAGAAGCTGCTGAGCATCTTCGCCAGCCCGGTGCAGCCACAACTGGCGGACTACTACGAGCCGTGGACCTACGACTACGACACGCTGATCAAAGCCCCGCTCGGCGACGACTTCCCGGTCGCTCGACCCAAGTCCCTGATCACCGGGCAGAACACCAAGATCAGCTGGTCGGCCAACTGGGACGACAACCTCGGCGGGAGCACTCGCTACGGGCATCTGGACCCGGTCGTGGAGAAGTTGCGCCAGGAGTCCGAGCAGGCGGTGCAGTTCGAGTTGGAGAAGACCTTCATGTTCTATCTCCCGCGGATCTGCGAGCACTGCCTGAACCCCTCGTGTATGGCCTCCTGCCCCTCCGGCGCGATCTACAAGCGGGAAGAGGACGGCATCGTCCTGGTCGACCAGGACCGGTGCCGCGGGTGGCGGCAGTGCATCACCGGCTGCCCGTACAAGAAGATCTACTTCAACCACAAGAGCGGCAAAGCCGAGAAGTGCACCTTCTGTTACCCCCGCGTCGAGGTCGGGCTGCCGACGGTCTGCTCGGAGACCTGCGTGGGTCGGCTGCGCTATCTCGGGCTTTTCCTGTACGACGTGGACAAGGTCACCGACGCAGCGACCACCCCCGACGAGGGCGACCTGTACCAGGCGCAACTGGACCTGCTGCTCGATCCGGAGGACCCGGAGGTGATCGCCGCGGCCCGACGCGACGGCATCCCCGATGACTGGATGGACGCCGCGCGTCGCTCCCCGGTCTACGCCCTGGCCAAGAAATACCAGGTGGCGTTGCCGCTACACCCGGAATACCGCACCATGCCGATGGTCTGGTACGTCCCGCCGCTGTCGCCGGTGGTGGACCTGCTCGCCGAGCAGGGTCACGACGCGGAGAGCAAGGACGTGCTCTTCGGCGCGATCGACGCGTTGCGGATCCCCGCGGCGTACCTGGCCGAACTATTCACCGCCGGTCGCACCGACATCATCACCCACGTGCTCAGCAAACTGGCCGCCATGCGCTCCTACATGCGCGACGTGAGCATGGGCCGCGACGGTGACCCGAGCATTCCGGCGGCGGTCGGGATGAGCGAGGAAGCCCTGTACGAGATGTACCGGCTGATGGCCGTGGCCAAATACGAGGAGCGGTACGTCGTGCCGACCGCCCACGTCGAACGAGCCCACGAGTTGGAGGAACTGGGCTGTTCGCTGGACTACGACGAGGGCCCGGGAATGTACGAGTCGGGGCCGTTCGGTGAGGCCAGCGGACGACCCGCCCCGGTAGCGGTCGAGACGTTCAACGCCCTCAAGGAGCGCCAGACCGCCGACTCCGCTGCCCGCACCGACTCCTCGGGCCAGCTGACCGGTCGCGTGAATCTGCTCAACTGGGACGGCAACGGCACACCACCGGATGGCGTGTTCCCGCGCAAGGAGGCGGGGACGCGATGA
- the narJ gene encoding nitrate reductase molybdenum cofactor assembly chaperone, translated as MRLLRGKGQRDDRILHLVAGRVLEYPNPELLQSVPQLRSALGEQPSGPTEPLLGVLDYLAGGDLEVLRQTYVDTFDLSRKHALYLSYWTDGDTRRRGEVLGQFKKVYRESGFLVDTHGELPDYLPMVLEFAAIADPVTGRELLSTYRASLELLRIALVEHHSPYADAVVAVCATLPGRSPQTRAEVMAMAGLDGPPGVESVGLAPYGRTELPLTAVSGGSR; from the coding sequence ATGAGACTCCTGCGGGGCAAAGGGCAGCGCGATGACCGCATCCTCCACCTTGTCGCCGGCCGCGTGCTGGAATACCCGAATCCTGAACTGCTGCAATCGGTTCCACAGTTGCGGTCGGCTCTAGGCGAACAGCCGAGCGGCCCCACGGAGCCGCTACTCGGCGTACTGGACTATCTGGCCGGCGGGGATTTGGAGGTGTTGCGGCAGACCTATGTCGACACTTTCGATCTGTCGCGCAAACACGCGCTGTATCTGTCCTACTGGACTGACGGCGACACACGACGCCGGGGTGAGGTGCTCGGTCAGTTCAAGAAGGTCTACCGCGAGAGCGGTTTCTTGGTCGACACCCACGGTGAGCTGCCTGACTACCTGCCCATGGTGTTGGAGTTCGCGGCGATCGCCGACCCGGTCACCGGCCGCGAACTGCTGAGCACCTACCGGGCCAGCCTGGAACTGTTGCGGATCGCGCTGGTCGAGCACCATTCGCCGTACGCCGATGCCGTGGTGGCCGTGTGCGCGACGCTGCCGGGGCGTTCGCCGCAGACCCGCGCGGAGGTCATGGCGATGGCCGGTCTGGATGGCCCGCCCGGGGTCGAGTCGGTCGGGTTGGCGCCGTACGGGCGCACCGAACTCCCGTTGACCGCGGTGAGCGGAGGGAGCCGCTGA
- the narI gene encoding respiratory nitrate reductase subunit gamma, whose product MDVLLWGVLPYLCIVSLVGGTIWRYRYDKFGWTTRSSQLYESRLLRIGSPLFHFGILLVFFGHVGGLLIPESWTEALGVSEGMYHFNALFFGMIAGVCTLVGIGILIYRRRTTGPVFMATTRNDKLMYVLLVAAIVLGLWTTLVSVGAGSHAHNYRETVSPWFRSVLYLHPDVASMAAAPIQFHIHALVGMLLFAVWPFTRLVHAFTAPLHYLFRPYIVYRSRDQDVTGARSARPGWSPVGTSDRDRSR is encoded by the coding sequence ATGGACGTGCTGCTGTGGGGTGTGCTGCCCTATCTGTGCATCGTCAGCTTGGTGGGCGGCACCATCTGGCGCTACCGCTACGACAAGTTCGGCTGGACCACCAGATCCAGCCAGTTGTACGAGTCCCGGTTGCTGCGGATCGGCTCGCCACTGTTCCACTTCGGCATCCTGCTGGTCTTCTTCGGTCACGTGGGCGGCTTGCTGATCCCGGAGTCGTGGACCGAGGCGCTCGGAGTCAGCGAGGGCATGTACCACTTCAACGCGTTGTTCTTCGGCATGATCGCCGGGGTCTGCACGCTGGTCGGGATCGGGATCCTGATCTACCGCCGACGCACCACCGGACCGGTCTTCATGGCCACGACCCGCAACGACAAGCTGATGTACGTCCTGCTGGTCGCGGCCATCGTGCTGGGGCTGTGGACGACTCTGGTCAGTGTCGGCGCGGGTAGTCACGCGCACAACTACCGGGAGACGGTCTCGCCGTGGTTCCGCTCGGTGCTCTATCTGCACCCGGACGTGGCGTCGATGGCCGCTGCGCCGATCCAGTTCCACATCCACGCGCTGGTGGGGATGCTGCTCTTCGCGGTCTGGCCGTTCACCCGCCTCGTGCACGCGTTCACGGCACCGCTGCACTATCTGTTCCGGCCGTACATCGTCTACCGCTCACGGGACCAGGACGTCACCGGTGCGCGTTCGGCGCGGCCGGGCTGGAGCCCGGTCGGTACCTCGGACCGCGACCGGTCCCGCTGA
- a CDS encoding nitrate/nitrite transporter: MSSSAEEPAAADLSGQGKNLALATFAFAVTFWAWNIIGPLGVRYTQEMHLSGTQKALLVATPVLVGSVGRIPVGALTDRYGGRLMFPIVTLLVVPFVLLVAVAGQAKSFTMMLIVGFFLGIAGTTFAIGIPFVNQWYAKDRRGFATGIFGAGMGGTALSAFFTPRMVKSFGYVPTHVIFAVALVLTAILCWLTMRDSPLWKPNNAPVGPKLKAALKLPVTWQMSFLYAVAFGGFVAFSTYLPTYLKDIYDFDLTNAGTRTAGFAIAAVIARPVGGVLSDRIGPRQVVGISMLGTAIFAAVVAFQPPLEWPAGIAFVLLAFFLGLGTGGVFAFVGKQAPAAEVGTVTGLVGAAGGLGGYFPPLIMGATFGMVFSGYGFGLMLLVIVALIALVFTYTGIKDRGPAA, from the coding sequence ATGAGCAGCAGCGCTGAGGAACCGGCCGCGGCCGATCTTTCCGGGCAGGGCAAGAACCTGGCCCTGGCCACGTTCGCCTTCGCCGTCACCTTCTGGGCGTGGAACATCATCGGCCCGTTGGGGGTGCGGTACACGCAGGAGATGCATCTGTCGGGCACCCAGAAGGCGCTCCTGGTGGCGACGCCTGTCCTGGTCGGCTCGGTCGGGCGGATCCCCGTGGGGGCCTTGACCGACCGGTACGGCGGCCGGCTGATGTTCCCGATCGTCACCTTGCTGGTGGTGCCGTTCGTGCTGCTCGTGGCGGTCGCTGGTCAGGCCAAGTCTTTCACGATGATGCTCATCGTCGGCTTCTTCCTTGGCATTGCCGGTACGACGTTCGCGATCGGCATCCCGTTCGTCAACCAGTGGTACGCCAAGGACCGTCGCGGTTTCGCCACCGGCATCTTCGGGGCGGGGATGGGCGGCACGGCGCTGTCGGCCTTCTTCACCCCGCGCATGGTGAAGTCCTTCGGATACGTGCCCACCCACGTGATCTTCGCAGTGGCCCTGGTCCTGACCGCGATCCTGTGCTGGCTGACAATGCGCGATTCGCCGCTGTGGAAGCCGAACAACGCGCCGGTCGGCCCCAAGCTCAAGGCTGCGTTGAAGCTGCCAGTGACCTGGCAGATGTCCTTCCTGTACGCCGTCGCGTTCGGCGGGTTCGTGGCGTTCTCCACCTACCTGCCGACGTACTTGAAGGACATCTACGACTTCGACCTGACGAATGCCGGCACCCGCACCGCCGGCTTCGCGATCGCGGCGGTGATCGCCCGCCCGGTCGGCGGTGTGCTGTCGGACCGCATCGGGCCGCGCCAGGTGGTGGGCATCTCGATGCTGGGCACGGCTATCTTCGCCGCGGTCGTCGCCTTCCAACCGCCGTTGGAGTGGCCGGCCGGGATCGCCTTCGTGCTGTTGGCGTTCTTCCTGGGCCTGGGCACCGGTGGCGTGTTCGCCTTCGTCGGCAAGCAGGCTCCCGCCGCCGAGGTGGGCACGGTCACCGGTCTGGTCGGCGCTGCGGGCGGGTTGGGCGGCTACTTCCCACCGCTGATCATGGGCGCCACCTTCGGGATGGTGTTCTCCGGCTACGGCTTCGGGTTGATGTTGCTGGTGATCGTCGCGCTGATCGCGCTGGTGTTCACCTACACCGGGATCAAGGACCGCGGGCCGGCAGCCTGA
- a CDS encoding DUF456 domain-containing protein translates to MQPVTLLSGLLIAVGIVGLIVPVLPGLALSLLGVLLWAWSTGGTAWWFFAAACVVAAIGWIVQYTVPGKRMAAAGVPGRVILIGAVGAIIGFFVIPVVGLFLGFVVGVLIAELGRTRTVADAWTSTKHAVKAVVTSIAIELTAAVIVALIWVAGLLATR, encoded by the coding sequence GTGCAGCCCGTCACCCTCCTGTCCGGACTCCTGATCGCGGTCGGCATCGTGGGTCTGATCGTGCCCGTGCTGCCCGGCCTGGCCCTCAGCCTGCTCGGGGTGCTGCTGTGGGCGTGGTCGACCGGCGGCACCGCCTGGTGGTTCTTCGCTGCTGCCTGCGTCGTGGCAGCGATCGGTTGGATCGTGCAGTACACCGTGCCCGGCAAACGAATGGCCGCGGCCGGCGTGCCCGGCCGGGTGATCCTGATCGGAGCGGTCGGCGCGATCATCGGCTTCTTCGTGATCCCGGTCGTCGGCCTGTTCCTCGGTTTCGTGGTCGGCGTGCTGATCGCCGAGCTCGGCCGCACCCGGACCGTCGCCGACGCCTGGACCTCCACCAAGCATGCGGTGAAGGCCGTGGTCACCAGCATCGCCATCGAATTGACCGCCGCGGTGATCGTGGCGCTCATCTGGGTGGCCGGGCTGCTGGCCACCCGGTGA
- a CDS encoding DUF7455 domain-containing protein, whose product MTTALAPTLSVADRCDRCGAQAFIRARLAGDTELLFCAHHGREHLPKLQAVAEEVIDETDRLVEPKEG is encoded by the coding sequence ATGACGACTGCACTCGCCCCTACTTTGTCTGTCGCGGACCGTTGCGACCGCTGCGGAGCACAGGCATTCATCCGCGCCCGACTTGCTGGCGACACCGAACTTCTGTTCTGCGCCCACCACGGGCGTGAGCACCTGCCGAAGCTGCAGGCCGTGGCCGAAGAGGTCATCGACGAGACGGACCGTCTGGTGGAGCCCAAAGAGGGCTGA
- a CDS encoding DNA gyrase/topoisomerase IV subunit B, protein MTTTASSAQDYTARHLQVLEGLEAVRKRPGMYIGSTDERGLMHCVWEIIDNSVDEALGGFGDDIRVVLHHDGSVEVRDNARGLPVDIEPRTGLSGVEVIFTKLHAGGKFGGGAYSASGGLHGVGASVVNALAARLDVEVDRAGKTYAMSFRRGEPGVYDDQGEPSPGAPFTPYVNNSELRVVGKAKRGTSGTRIRYWADPQIFVKNATYDWEGLLGRARQTSFLIPGLTITVRDERGEEPVEERFQHDGGISEFTDFLAPDPAVTDVWRLDGSETFTETVPVLDGKGHMVSQEVERECGVSIALRWGTGYETTMRSFVNIIATPKGGTHQTGFEQAVLKVFRKQLEVNSRRLKVGSDKVEKDDILAGVTAVVTVRLAEPQFEGQTKEVLGTPAVRAIVSRVVERELTARLTSTKRDDKAQSSLVLEKVVSEMKARISARMHKETQRRKTALESSSLPPKLKDCRSTDVSRTELFIVEGDSALGTGLAARNSEYQALLPIRGKILNVQKASIADMLKNAECASIIQVIGAGSGRTFDPEMARYGKVILMSDADVDGAHIRTLLLTLFFRYMRPMVEQGRVYAAMPPLHRIETVAQGRAKGEVIYTYTEQQMRTTIRDLERKGRSVKTPQRYKGLGEMDAHQLADTTMDPRQRTLRRVSLKDAARAEEIFDLLMGSKVEPRRDFLVESADSLERERIDA, encoded by the coding sequence GTGACCACCACCGCATCTTCGGCTCAGGACTACACCGCCCGGCATCTGCAGGTGCTGGAGGGGCTGGAGGCAGTCCGCAAACGGCCCGGGATGTACATCGGCTCCACCGACGAACGCGGTTTGATGCACTGCGTCTGGGAGATCATCGACAACTCCGTGGACGAGGCCCTCGGCGGTTTCGGTGACGACATCCGGGTCGTGCTGCATCACGACGGCAGCGTCGAGGTGCGGGACAACGCCCGTGGTCTGCCGGTCGACATCGAACCGCGCACGGGTCTGTCCGGGGTGGAAGTGATCTTCACCAAACTGCACGCCGGCGGGAAGTTCGGCGGGGGTGCGTACTCCGCCTCCGGGGGCCTGCACGGCGTGGGTGCCTCCGTGGTCAACGCGCTCGCGGCCCGTCTGGACGTCGAGGTGGACCGGGCGGGCAAGACCTACGCGATGAGTTTCCGTCGCGGCGAGCCGGGGGTGTACGACGATCAGGGCGAGCCGTCGCCGGGGGCCCCGTTCACGCCGTACGTCAATAACAGCGAACTCCGGGTGGTGGGCAAGGCCAAGCGGGGCACGTCGGGGACCCGGATCCGGTACTGGGCCGACCCGCAGATCTTCGTCAAGAACGCCACCTACGACTGGGAGGGGTTGCTCGGGCGGGCGCGGCAGACGTCGTTCCTGATCCCGGGGCTGACCATCACGGTGCGCGACGAGCGCGGCGAGGAGCCGGTCGAAGAGCGGTTCCAGCACGATGGCGGGATCAGCGAGTTCACCGACTTCCTGGCCCCGGATCCGGCGGTCACGGACGTGTGGCGGCTGGACGGTTCGGAGACGTTCACCGAGACCGTGCCGGTGCTGGACGGCAAGGGGCACATGGTGTCCCAGGAGGTGGAGCGCGAGTGCGGTGTCTCGATCGCGTTGCGGTGGGGGACCGGTTACGAGACCACCATGCGGTCGTTCGTGAACATCATCGCCACGCCCAAGGGCGGCACGCACCAGACCGGCTTCGAGCAGGCCGTGCTGAAGGTGTTCCGCAAACAACTCGAGGTGAATTCGCGCCGGCTCAAGGTCGGCAGCGACAAGGTGGAGAAGGACGACATCCTGGCCGGAGTCACCGCTGTGGTGACCGTGCGCCTCGCCGAGCCGCAGTTCGAGGGGCAGACCAAGGAAGTGCTGGGTACGCCGGCCGTGCGGGCGATCGTCTCCCGTGTCGTCGAGCGTGAACTCACCGCCCGCCTGACCTCGACCAAGCGGGACGACAAGGCGCAGTCGTCGCTGGTGCTGGAGAAGGTCGTCTCGGAGATGAAGGCGCGGATCAGCGCCCGGATGCACAAGGAGACCCAGCGCAGGAAGACGGCGCTCGAATCCTCTTCTCTGCCACCGAAACTCAAGGACTGCCGGTCCACGGATGTGTCGCGCACCGAGCTGTTCATCGTGGAGGGCGACAGCGCGCTGGGCACCGGTCTGGCGGCGCGCAACTCCGAGTATCAAGCGCTGCTGCCGATCCGGGGCAAGATCCTGAACGTGCAGAAGGCATCGATCGCGGACATGCTCAAGAACGCCGAGTGCGCCTCGATCATCCAGGTGATCGGCGCCGGCTCGGGGCGGACGTTCGACCCGGAGATGGCGCGGTACGGCAAGGTCATCCTGATGAGCGACGCCGACGTCGACGGGGCGCACATCCGCACGCTGCTGCTGACGCTGTTCTTCCGCTACATGCGCCCGATGGTCGAGCAGGGCCGGGTGTACGCCGCGATGCCGCCGCTGCACCGGATCGAGACCGTTGCGCAGGGCCGCGCCAAGGGTGAGGTGATCTACACCTACACCGAGCAACAGATGCGCACCACGATCCGCGACCTGGAGCGCAAGGGTCGCTCGGTCAAGACGCCGCAGCGGTACAAGGGCCTGGGGGAGATGGACGCCCACCAACTGGCCGACACCACGATGGATCCGCGGCAGCGCACGTTGCGGCGGGTGTCGTTGAAGGACGCTGCCCGCGCGGAGGAGATCTTCGATCTGCTGATGGGTTCCAAGGTCGAGCCGCGCCGGGACTTCCTGGTGGAGTCGGCGGACTCGTTGGAGCGGGAGCGCATCGACGCCTGA